The genomic DNA AAGTAGAGCTGGTTTTTACCACACCGGTGTCTCGCTCCTGGCCTGTGGTTTTGTGAGCAAACTTTCTTTGCAGCTGATTGGCGGGCTTCAGTCCTGCGAGCGCAACAAataatgcatgcagggcagaattaggccAATAGTCCGACTActtatcaaaatacaaaaaaaagctcTGCGATACCAAGAGTTGAGCAAAGAAAACAGTCCCCTCACTCAGCTGGCCCTGAACACATActaaggggagagagaaagaaatagagtgagagagagactctcaACATCACTTTAAGGAGGACATATCTCATGGTCACACGGAAAGAAAATGTCGCAATTTGAGCGGGTATTTATCCTTCTGGTGATCTTTCAGTGTGAGTATGCaatctttatattttttaaaataattaatttaggtCAGGTGTCAGGTGTTTATATGCAATAGGCTAAACACAACATgtgatcaaacaattcacaggTAGCTCACTTTCATACAAACGAATACCCAAAATCAAAAATTTggaagcacaaacacagcaaaagcacaaattgtacttccctctagggtctttcagcgaacttatccctggttatgggtatgcactttgttgtacgtcgctctggataagagcgtctgccaaatgccaataatgtaatgtaatgtatgctaCCAGATTACCAACATGAACATACAGCAGCCTAGGCGCAGGAGTTGATTTGCCCAAAGAAGCACTGTGTCGCTGTCTTTGTAACAAAAAcccccacaaacaaacaaaacattattagaaatgCACATTCAAATCATAGTTATAGTCTGTGATATAAACTATAGCCTAAACTATTAGGGGTACTGTACAAAATGCCTGTCCTTTATTTTTTCTGGCTCGCCTTGAAATAATACAGTTGTAGGCTAAATTAATTCACATATGCTACATCTTCAAATATGGTCCGTTATAACTTAACTTAATTTCGTAAGCTCATTATGCAAACTAACATGAAATTACTTCTTGTTTTCAGATACACATCAAGAGCCGAAAGTTACATTtcataaagaaaaagaaaaagtgtttaTAAACTGTGATCCACCGATCAAGGGCTCTGTGATAACTTGGTTCCGAGTACGGGAGGATAAAATTGACTTCTTAGGAACATTCACTAGAATtggtgaggaaaaaaagaatgcataTCCCAGACTTTTCAGCACTGAACGGATCAGACAGAACACCTTAACTCTGAAAGAGTTCCAAAAGGCACGAGACAGCGGGATTTACTACTGTAGTTCATTcaacaataatattttaaacttCGGGAAGGCAACTCACATCGATGGAGTTCCAGGTCAGTATCGTTTGTAattcaatacaaataatattattattcacatgaatattattaacaataacataacatacgcagtattattattattattattattattattattattattattattattattatattgatgattataataataatgaatatgatattttaataaatcattattattagtggTAGTAATAGTATTAGTAATGTAACAAAATATGTTGATATTAcgattattactattattattaacatattttgaatgagaataaatattataattgtgATTATTTTGCTATAACAGCATTACCACTActtttactactactactactactgctaataacaatgataataaaacagcaaattattgtcaccttctatgtacaaaaataatgtaaaatactaCTGGCCATTTCTCCTTCAACTGCCTTCAGAAGCAAAACCAACCACCAAGACTGTGGCAGCAGCAACTGCCACAttacccagacccagacccaacAACAGTACCTGCCTCTCAGTCCCCTGCACCTGCAAACGCCCCATGGACATCAAGGGTAGGGCTCCACTTCACCACTGTATAGATCCACACAGTGTACTGCTGCATGTGCTTCTGCTCTACTGCACTGTTATGCGACTGCACTCTTCACACAATGGATGGATAtatagatggatggatagatagatcgATAGTCAGACAGATATATAGACAGATAGAAATATATATGGATGGAtctttaatttcatatttttgcaGTAAAAGAGCCAGATACAGAGACGATGATATTGCTGTTTCTCAGCTGACTGATACCGAAGACGAAGTTCATCTGTCTATTTCAtatgacacactaacacacacaggagcatgcacacacacatgcaaagacacacacaacccacacttacatacacaaacacacacacacacacacataacacactcatatacatacacacagacacacacacgcaacacacacgaatacagacacactcacatacatgcacatgcagagacacacacaaaacacacagacacaaaaatattgtttttgctcccccccccctgcagtgtTGCACTCCAAGATAAAATGTGAGCTGATGATTTTTGCCCCTCTGGCTGGCGGCTGTGCTTTACtgatcctcatcctcatcatcaccaTCTGTTACTGCAACCGTGAGTGCTTTACATGGGCCACACCCTGTCAGGGTCTGTCAGGGTCCTGTGAACCTTTTTTTGAGTACCGACATTAAAATAGGACATTTGGGCCATTTGGTTTTATGATGTAATTCTACCTTATTTCATTGACAATGCTGTATATCCTACTGCTATAAAGACATTAACAATTTGGCACTAAAGGTCTATGCCAACATAATGGTACTGTCATTAGAAagacaattaatttttttttttttttttcaggaataAGAACGAAGCGATGCCCCCACCATTACAAAAGAAGGTGAATCGTCTTCTTCTGTTGGCCTAATTCTGCATCTGAAAGTGTAATGTACTgttgtataaataaatgaagctcTAGTTCAGTAAGTGGGCCTCGCCACAGTATCTCATAAGAAGTTTCACTCTCTGCCCATGCAGGCCAAAAAACTCAGCGGCAGTGCGACAAGCCATGCCTGACAGATACGTCTAAACCAGAGCAGGTATGTGTATTAGCCTTTGAAGACTAGGCTATGTTCTGATTATGTTCTGTTATGTTTGAACTGAGAAATGTAACATTCTTCCAGTTGACACAGATATGAAATCTAACACAATGAGATCCAAATGGTGCAAAtctgcttcaggattttgtgcgaacttctgctcttaattatttaattagctaaataatgtcttgatcagataTTAGTATATGCACCAACTACGGctgcagactgctagtgtatccTGTAGATTTTACTCTGCtgaagtacaggagtgaaccagcataatttctagagctgtcagagaaataaatgaaggtaactggttagaacaaaaaccagctcgcagacCGGCACTCCCGGAGTTGAGCACCCCTGGCTCAGTACATTGGCTCAGTAGGTCAGGAGGTAAGAACAGTCACCTGGCAGTCgggggttgccagtttgatccctgggtgtgtccctgagctcctgacgagctggttggtgccttgcgtggagagtgtgtgtgaatgggtgaatgagaaaagGCGCATGTACAGCGCTTAAAGGCGctatgcagaccatttaccataatgACTAAGGGCAGAAACACAATAGCAGAAGGCTTGTAGGCTAGTTGTAGAAGCAGGCTACAGTAGAAACAACAACCAGatttatattattttcctttctgtttgTTGGCAGTGCTGATGATCGAGCTTCTTGGAAACGCGTAAAAGTCCCGCATAAAACGACTCGTCACTGCCACTCGCAGACTGCCGTCGACACCCAGAGAAGATACTGCGCAGATGCCTGTCAGCACACAGACGAAAAATCACGATCATCCGAATCccatcaatataaaaaaaataaaaataatcattatAGGCTAAAAAACGGAAGTTCTGAACTGATGCCAGTGAATCCAGAATGTTAAATATATACTTCTCTAATATTCCGCAGGTGTAAATTTCACTAAATTAACCATAATCAG from Conger conger chromosome 12, fConCon1.1, whole genome shotgun sequence includes the following:
- the LOC133141522 gene encoding T-cell surface glycoprotein CD8 alpha chain-like, which translates into the protein MASRASRALREASLVIAESPAALQLRYLQTLNTITAEKNSTIIFPLPLEMFPGTERIRQNTLTLKEFQKARDSGIYYCSSFNNNILNFGKATHIDGVPVLHSKIKCELMIFAPLAGGCALLILILIITICYCNRIRTKRCPHHYKRRPKNSAAVRQAMPDRYV